The following proteins are encoded in a genomic region of Hydra vulgaris chromosome 05, alternate assembly HydraT2T_AEP:
- the LOC136080275 gene encoding putative nuclease HARBI1 has translation MDFSLWSRFCKVIAGPSKEVLSACLQWSGSVNDSRVFANSAIKEILEARQHVHIIDNSGYPYKQYLMIPFSNAKNESDIRYNYSLRSTRMAVECCLGILKKRFPCLNIPLRTKLLNSIAIIISCFVLHNIALLENDHWEDNEIQNSNKEDGAEAFTRDIFGKAKRNQIVDHFFF, from the coding sequence ATGGATTTTTCTCTTTGGTCAAGGTTTTGCAAGGTCATTGCAGGTCCTTCAAAAGAAGTTTTATCTGCTTGTCTTCAATGGTCTGGAAGTGTTAATGATTCACGAGTTTTTGCCAACTCAgctattaaagaaattttagaagcTCGTCAACATGTTCATATTATAGATAATTCTGGCTATccttataaacaatatttaatgataCCTTTTTCTAACGCAAAAAATGAAAGTGATATCCGATACAATTACAGTTTGAGAAGTACACGTATGGCAGTTGAATGTTGTCttggtatattaaaaaaacgatTTCCTTGTCTTAACATTCCCTTGCGaacaaaactattaaattcCATAGCCATAATAATATCCTGTTTTGTGCTTCACAACATTGCCCTTCTTGAAAATGATCATTGGGAAGACaatgaaatacaaaatagcAATAAAGAAGATGGCGCTGAAGCATTCACAAGAGATATTTTTGgaaaagcaaaaagaaatcaaattgtggaccatttttttttttaa